A portion of the Bactrocera neohumeralis isolate Rockhampton chromosome 2, APGP_CSIRO_Bneo_wtdbg2-racon-allhic-juicebox.fasta_v2, whole genome shotgun sequence genome contains these proteins:
- the LOC126751536 gene encoding lipase 3: MAVTIIGCNIIESLLLLLLSGLCCWQLESQLRGSSFMVAAFINVRQTRDIIITDAVQRIRRDGYPVEKHHVLTKDGYALTLHRIPQYNTTSTTGASACGIYSRRPVVFLLAGIYASSDAWLLNGRENSLPYLLWRQGYDIWLGNNRGNIYTRRNVWYNATEREFWNFSWHEMSIYDMPAMVDYIMQCTGEAKMHFVGISQGGTVFLVLNSMLPQYNGVFKTAHLLAPVAYVSNTKGGLAKIFGPILGTRNYVAKVLEGMEMVSTNKFVKKFLSSLCFENERPMVCVSRLWPAVGYDTQHLNKTLLPDIMANFPVGGSFKQIMHYFQGYVSTKFRQYDYGPEKNWLMYNQLEPPDYKLELVTAPVTIFYAENDYIVSVEDIWRLLMRLRNLQAVYKIPRRRWNHFDFICGLGVREFIFDKIIRAANYYEYTYS; this comes from the exons ATGGCTGTCACCATCATCGGTTGCAACATCATCGAatcgttgttgctattgctgttaaGTGGCCTGTGTTGCTGGCAGTTGGAGTCGCAGCTACGTGGATCCTCGTTTATGGTTGCCGCGTTCATCAACGTCCGTCAAACGCGCGACATCATCATTACAGATGCG GTGCAACGCATTCGTCGCGACGGTTATCCGGTGGAAAAGCATCACGTGCTGACCAAGGACGGCTATGCGTTGACATTGCATCGCATACCGCAATATAATACGACGTCGACAACAGGCGCTAGTGCTTGCGGCATATATTCGCGACGTCCGGTCGTTTTCTTGTTAGCCGGAATTTACGCCTCCTCGGACGCTTGGCTACTGAACGGCCGGGAGAACTCATTACCATATCTGCTGTGGCGTCAAGGCTACGACATTTGGTTGGGCAACAATCGCGGCAACATCTACACGCGTCGCAACGTGTGGTACAATGCCACGGAGCGTGAGTTCTGGAACTTCAGCTGGCATGAGATGAGCATTTACGATATGCCCGCTATGGTGGACTACATCATGCAATGCACGGGCGAGGCGAAAATGCATTTTGTGGGCATCTCACAGGGTGGCACCGTGTTTCTGGTGCTGAACTCAATGTTGCCGCAATACAATGGCGTCTTCAAGACAGCACATCTGTTGGCGCCGGTGGCGTATGTGAGCAACACTAAAGGTGGGCTGGCCAAGATTTTCGGTCCCATATTGGGTACACGCAACTATGTGGCTAAGGTGTTGGAGGGCATGGAGATGGTGTCGACAAACAAGTTTGTGAAAAAGTTCCTCTCGTCGCTTTGTTTTGAGAACGAACGACCGATGGTTTGTGTCAGCCGCCTTTGGCCAGCTGTGGGCTACGACACACAACATCTAAACAAG ACTTTGCTACCGGATATAATGGCCAACTTTCCAGTGGGTGGCTCCTTCAAGCAAATTATGCATTACTTTCAGGGTTACGTCTCGACGAAGTTCCGCCAATACGACTATGGTCCGGAGAAAAATTGGTTGATGTACAATCAATTAGAACCGCCCGACTACAAGTTGGAGCTAGTCACAGCGCCGGTAACAATTTTCTACGCCGAGAACGATTACATCGTGTCCGTGGAGGATATTTGGCGACTGCTTATGCGTTTGCGCAACCTACAGGCCGTCTATAAGATTCCACGTCGACGCTGGAATCATTTCGACTTCATTTGTGGTCTGGGCGTGCGTGAGTtcattttcgataaaattatcAGAGCAGCAAACTACtacgaatatacatatagttga